The window ATGATAATGATATAGAAAAAAGTTTGCGGGCGATTGCCAAGGCTGTAGGAAAGTCTGACCAAGCCGAACAATTGCTAACGAAAACACAACAGCAAATTGCTTCGGCTCGTGAAACCTTTGCACGCACTGTTGCTACTCACCGCAAAGTATTGCTGCTCAGTGCAGTCAAATGGGAGGAGCTTTATTTAGGTGACTCTAACTTTGGTCTTTGCAGTTCCTTGCTTGAAGCTTTGGGATTTCAACTAGTTACACCACCTGGTTTAAATTTGTCTAAACCAGATACTCCAGTTCCCATTTCTCTCGAAATTCTACCTCAACTGAATGCCGCAGATTCAGTGATTATGTTTGGAGGCAATTTCAGCGAACTTAATAACACGAATAATTTTGAAGCCCACCAACTGTCACATCTGAAGCAAGCGTGGGCAAACAATGCGATCGCCCAATCCCTCAATGCCAGCAAAACTGGACGAGTGTATTTCATTGCTGGTTATCTATGCCGAGGTTTTCCCGGTCCGATTGGTACTGAGCTTTATCTGGAAGAACTTGAAAAGCAATTGCTCTCGCCAAGTTGAACCTTACTGCCTACAGCTCCTTTGGATTACTGGTTGAGTCGAGGAGGCTGTTTCGCCTCGCCCCTCTCAGTGGGTGTGGTCAAAAGCTGTTGGTGACGAATAAGCTGTTCAGAATTTAAATCACTGCCGCAAAGCTCGGATTCAAAAGAATCATATTGCTTGTGCTATTTTAGTTTGGCTCAGGCTTAAAGATATT of the Allocoleopsis franciscana PCC 7113 genome contains:
- a CDS encoding ABC transporter substrate-binding protein — its product is MRTKNQFIKLLVLAVLTAFVVAACNGTANKLTADDDNPLIRSSATSANCRTIEHQMGETEVCGQPQRIVVLGPSVLELLLALDVQPTGFADQVTWHRGNYDNPGQQIPYLGSRVTSQLKNVGSVSEPSIEAILSVQPDLILGTQYNANQYKVFSKIAPTLLLSRNDNDIEKSLRAIAKAVGKSDQAEQLLTKTQQQIASARETFARTVATHRKVLLLSAVKWEELYLGDSNFGLCSSLLEALGFQLVTPPGLNLSKPDTPVPISLEILPQLNAADSVIMFGGNFSELNNTNNFEAHQLSHLKQAWANNAIAQSLNASKTGRVYFIAGYLCRGFPGPIGTELYLEELEKQLLSPS